TTGTACTCGCCCCATGAATGAATAGCGCAGTATTCTTCGCCGCTAAAGATTTCGAGGAGATAAGAATACTGTTTAGTCGAAAACCTCCCACATCAAAAGAAATTGCATTCTCCTGTATGTTCATCGCCATCCTCAAAACATGCGTAACCGGACTCATTTTAGTGTCTCCGGCCTGACAGGCTATCCGGTCGGAGCCGTTTATTCACATTGAAACCTGTTACATTTTGGGTAAAAGCACCTTATCAATAACGTGTATTACTCCGTTTGACTGTTTTACGTCTGCTATTGTTACGTGAGCAACAGTTCCGTTTTCATCGGTAAGCGTAATCTTTCCCATCGCCTCTTTGGCCTTTAGAAGGCAGCCGCCCACTGTTTTGATGTCGTGTGTTCCTTTGTCATCGGCTATCATTTTGGCGATATTCTTTGACATGGCGTCAGCGGCAACAACGTGACAGGTGAGGACCTTCGTTAACTTTTCTTTGTTTTCGGGCTTCAAAAGAGTATTGACTGTTCCTTCTGGTAAGGCAGCGAAAGCTTCATTGGTTGGCGCAAAAACTGTAAAGGGGCCTTTTCCTTTGAGCGTATCTACCAGACCCGCAGCTTTAACGGCAGCGACGAGCGTTGTATGATCCTTGGAATTCATTGCATTGTCGACAATGGTTTTGTTGTCATACATTGCGGCTCCGCCGACGTTCGGATTTTCAGCAAAAGCCGCGGTAGAGATCACGGAAAAAATAGCTGCGACGGTGAGTGCCTGTTTCGAAAAACGCATTATTTCATTCTCCTCCCTAAACCCGGATTTTTACCGGATCACCCACATATTTGGGGGCACATCAAATTACGAATCTGCCGGTGGATCAGATCAGTCTTCAGAATAATATTATTCAGTCGTGAATATAGCAGCTCAGGGAATATCCGTATTGGTTGAGAAATTTGAATAGAACGTGAGGCGGAATGACGTCCGCTTGCCCGTGTTAGTAAGTTTTGGAATATGACAATGTGAAAGCGTCGCGTTCGCTGATCAATGAGAAGCCTTTTAATAACCGTATTGGGTTGGACACGGTCTTTGTTCCTGTATGGAGAAACGGGATTTATTTGTAGATATGATTGATTGAGAACGGACGGTAATTTCTGGTTTCCGTTGTTGCCAATCATTATCGGGATCAGTTCTTGACTGGCAATCAGTGCAGTGCAAGACTTTTTGAGTAACGTGGGTTCGTTCTGTTCCAGCTTCCTGCGCACCTGAAAACCAAGAATATTCATAATATATTGTGGAGCTTAGTGCTATATTTCTCGGTATAGAAGCAAAATAGTATAGATTTTTGAAGTGAATTCTCTTTTATATTTAGGTAAAGAATAACAAATTTCTAAAATTCTGGAATGTTTTCCTTAAATATCACTTGGACGCGTGGTGGATGATGATCGAAAGGTTGACCTTTGATACTGCTTATCAAAATCGCCAATGACTCGCGCGCTTCCACGCGCGGATTCTGGTCAATGACGGCATCCATCGTGCCATTCAACAGAAGTCGTTTGGTGCCTTCGGTCAGTTCATGCCCGATGAAAATAATGGAATCTGTTTTGCCTGAATCCATCAACGCCTGCCCGATACCTTGATTGCCTGCACCGAGATTATAGATACCTGCAAGGCCGGGGTGGCGTTTAAGCAAAGCTATGGTCTCTGAATAAGCCTTTTCGCGGCTGTCTTCGATTTCGTTTAGTTCGACGATACTGAGACGCGGAAACTCCTCCGCGATAACACGGCGAAAGCCCATCTCACGCTCTTCATGGCCACGATAGGAAAGCGAACCGGCAAACAGCGCAATCTTGCCTTCTGCCGAGCGGCCAAGAAAACGACCGAGAACATAACCGCCGAGGCGCCCCGCGGCGCGGTTATCGATGCCAATATAACCGACGCGCGGTATATGCAGAATGTCAGACGCAATGGTGACGATATGTGCGCCGGATTGGGCCAGCGAGCGCATGGCTTCGCGCACCGTCGGGTGATCCAGTGCAATTACGCCAACGCCTTGCGCCTGTCCTTTGAGGCCTTCAAGCGCACGCGCAAGCGTGTTTGGATTGAAGCCTTCGACACTGTGAAGCCTCAACTCGACTTGAGGTTGTAGCGCGGCCTGTCTGGCAATTTCGTCACGCAGATTGGCTATAAAGGTGTTCGTGCCAGCCGGCAGAACGAAATCGAGTCTGATGCTGTCGGCAAACTGCGCGTCCGGCGGAGTGCTGCCGGGCAGATAGCCAAGATTGCGAGCAGCTTCGAGGACGATTTCGCGTGTGCGCTCTTTCACGCCTTCGCGATTGTTTAGAACGCGATCAACCGTAGCGCTTGAGACGCCTGCTATTCTGGCAATATCGCTGACCGTGGAACGCAAATCAGACCCCTCATTAAAATGATGGGAAATGATGTATTTCGATTTGCGAAAGATGCAAGACCAGTTACGCATGAAAAGTGCGTTTTCCCTATCAAGCAGCCAGTCAGTCCGTCGTATCCATCAGTAAACATCATGAATTTATATATGAACCCTTCAATTACGGGGATTAACTTAGTATCTCATCGAAATCGACGTAAAATGATGTAAAATGATTTAATATGATGTTGACACTGTGGATTGAAGTCTTCATTAATCCTCAGCGCGCCAATGGAGGTTGGCTTCGTCCCTGGACGGTCCGGACTGTGATCGATGGATCTGTGCGGGGACATTTAATGGGAGGACGCGATGAGCGAAGCACGGGGCTTTGTTCCTGATCCGCAGGTGCGGGCTCGGGATTTCAAAATAGGCTGTATTGGCGCAGGCATGATCATGGCCGAGTGCCATCTTGCTGCCTATAAGGAAGCGGGCTTTACGGTCGCGGCAATCGCCTCACGCACCAAGGCAAAGGCCGAAGAGGTCGCCGCGCGTTGGGGTATCGCTACAGTGCACGACACGCCAGAAGCGCTGATTGGCGACGAAGCTATCAAAATCATCGATATTGCTTATCCGCCGGATCAGCAGCCTGCGCTCATTCGCAAAGCGCTTGCGCAGCCACATATCAAGGGCATTCTCGCCCAAAAGCCACTGGCTCTGAGGCTTGAAGAGGCCATTGCGCTTCGCGATGAAGCAGCGAAGGCTGGCAAAATCCTCTCGGTCAATCAGAACATGCGCTACGACCAGTCGATGCGCGTACTGAAGCAAATTCTCGACAAGGGTGAGCTTGGCGCGCCTGTCATGGCGACAATCGAGATGCGTGCCATCCCGCATTGGCAGGGGTTTCTGGAAGATTATGACCGCCTGACACTGTCTAACATGAGCGTGCATCATCTCGATGTGCTGCGCTTCCTGTTTGGTGAACCTGACACCATCACCACGCTGACGCGCACTGACCCCCGCACTCAGTTTGAACACAAGGACGGTATCACCGTTTCAACGCTGATGTTCCCGAGCGGTGTGATGGCTGTTTCGATGGAAGACGTCTGGTCCGGGCCGTGCGAGGAGAGCTTTGACAGCGATATTTACATCAAATGGCGGGTCGAGGGTACGGATGGTGTGGCACAGGGCACGATTGGCTGGCCGGATGGTTCGCCATCAACGCTGACTTATGCCTCCAAAAAGACGACAGACGGCAAATGGGTAAGCCCAAAATGGGAAACCATGTGGTTCCCGCACGCTTTTATCGGTGTGATGGAGCAGCTGCAATACGCCATTCAGTCTGGCGAGCCGCCAGCGCTTTCTGTGGCGGACAATGTGAAGACGGTCGCACTCATTGAGGCTGGCTACAAGTCAATCGATGAAGGCCGCACTGTCAAATTGTCCGAGATATCAATCAATTAAATGAGTACATCTTTCCCGAAAAGTGCGAAGCGATTTTCGGGAAAGATGTGCATTAACAAAAAATCTTAACGGGAGGGTTTCGATCATGATGCAGGTGGGTATTTTCAGCGGCTATTTCCCTTATTCGCTTGAGAAAACGGCCAAAAAAATCCACGCACTCGACTTCAATACAGTCCAGCTGGATATGCATTTCAAGGATATCGATCTGAGTGCGGGACAGATCACTAAGGACAAATGCGTCAAAATTCGCGAAACATTCCGCGATCATAATCTGCCGATTTCATGCATTTCCGGTTATACGAATATCATTCATCCGGACAAGGCGGAGCGCGAGCGCCGCGTGGGTTATCTCAAAGAGATTATCCGCCACGCGCAATATCTCGGTACGCCTTATGTGATTTCGGAAACCGGTACTTACAACACTGAATCCGACTGGGTTCATCATCCGAAGAACAAGACCGAAGAGGGTTTTGAAGAGTGCCGCAAGGTCATCGCTGATTTGTCGCAATTTGCTTATGACCACGGTGCGGTGTTCCTGCTCGAAACCTATGTGAACAACGTCGTCGGTTCGGTCGAGGAAACGGTGAAAATGTTTGCGCAGGTCGATCATCCAGGGCTTGGCCTGCTGATGGACCCAACCAATTATTTTGAGACGCACAACATCGACCGGATGGATGAAATTCTCAACCAGGTTTTCGATACGTTGAGCGACAAGATCAAGATCGGTCATGCCAAGGACGTCAAGCGCTCAGGCGACGACAAGACGGAAAAGCATGCTGATATCGGTGATGCCGATGCCCTTGAAAGCCATACTTTCCGCGGCGTTGGTGAGATCGAACTGCCGGCCCCGGGTCTCGGTTCGCTGAACTATGACCTTTACCTCAAGCGCCTTGCACAAAAGCATCCGAATATTCCGATGATTATCGAACATCTCGATGAGGCCGATGTGCCACGTGCGAAGAAGTTCCTCGATGGAAAGCTGCGCGCGCAGGGACTTTAATACCACCTTGGGCGGGGTGGGGCGGCCGGTGTTATAAAGGTGCTATAAACAAGCGTTTAAACACTGGCCGCCTTTGACTGAACTAGCTGCGCGCCGCAGCATTTTAAGGTAACAGAATGGTGAAGCTTTATGGAGAGGTGAGGTCGCGTCGCGACATCGCCGCGAGCAGTGGCTCTTTTGCGCAATTTGCAGGCGTTCGCCTGATGGTGCTTGAAGACGGATTGGAACGCGGCATAAGAATGCTGGAGTTTCGTTCAGGCACCGGTTTGCGCTTTACCGTTCTGGTTGATCGCGCGCTTGATATTGCCGATTGCGACTATCGTGGCATGGCTATCGGTTGGCATTCTCCGTCCGGTTTCCGCCATCCGGGACTGCATGAATATGAGGGCGAGGGCGGTCTTGGCTGGATGCGTTCTTTCTCCGGCCTGATGGTGACATGCGGTCTGGACCATATCCTCTTTATGTATGACGAGGCGGCGGACCATTATAATTACAAGCCGCGTCAGACGATCAAGCACGCCATTCATGGCCGTGTTGGTACTATTCCTGCAAAGCTGACTGGCTATGGTGAGCGCTGGGAAGGCGACGAATGCACTCTCTGGTGCGAGGGTGTCGTCACACAGGGAACCGTGTTCGGTGAGCATCTCGAACTGACACGCCGCATCGAAATCAAAGCCGGTACGAACGATATCAAGCTGACAGATCGCGTGACCAATCGCGGTTTTTATCGCACGCCGCATATGTATTGTTATCATATTAATGTCGGGCACCCCGTTTTGGCCGAAGGCTCACGTTATTTGGCACCTGTCAGGGATGTGGTCTGGGCGGCTCATGCCGGAGAAGACTACAAAAAGCAGAGCGTCGGATATCGTACGCTGCCTGCGCCGCAGATGCAGTTTCATGAGCAGGTCTGGCAGCATGAAATGGGTGCGGATGCCAATGGTGAAGTGCCGGTTGCGCTGGTCAATGACAAGCTGGGCATCGGTTTTGAAGTCGTTACCCGCAAGGATCAGTTCCCCTGCATGTATGAGTGGCAGAATCTGCAGGCCGGGCAATATGCGCTCGGTATCGAACCTGCGACCAATCACGTTCTGGGACATGGTGCTGCCCGCGACCGCGGCGAACTGATCTGGCTCGAACACGGCGAAGAGCGCCGTTACGATAGCACGTTCCGTATTCTTGGTGATGCGGCGAGCATCGCGGATACAGAAACATGCATTGCCGCAATTGCGAAGCAGCCAATTGAGGAATATCCGGTGCCATCGGGCAATCACGTTGCTATTGGAGACCGCTCATGACCGCACCATCGCCGTTTTCTGTGACAGGCAAAACCATTCTCTACACGGGTGCTGCCGGTGGCCTAGGTCTTGAAACTACGCTCAATTTTCTACGCGCTGGCGCACGGGTTGTGGCTATCGATCATGATCCGAAAAAAATTGAAGAGTTGAAAAGCAAGGCGGAGGTCGAGGGGCATAGCGGACTTTCGATCCATGCGCTCGATCTGTCGGATTTGCAGTCACTCCGCCCTGAATTGGAGGCGATTAGTCGTGAGGCCGGTGGTTTTGATGTCGTAATCAACAATGCTGCGATTTATCCGTCCAAGCCATTTGAAGACTATACACTTGAGGAAATGCAGAAAGTGCAGCACATCAATGTCGATGCGGGCATTGTCTGCGTTCAGGTGGCGCTGCCGCATATGCGTGAAAAGGGGTGGGGTCGTATTATCAATATCGCCAGCGTGACTGCCTATGGCGGCTGGTCGCTCCTTTCGCCTTATGTGCAATCAAAAGGGGCGCTCATTGGGCTTGCACGTGCCTGGGCACGCGAGTTCGGTACCTATGGCATTACCGTCAATGCAATTTCGCCGGGTGCTTTTCCAACAGATGCCGAGAAAATCCACCCCGACCCGGAGGGTTATACGAAATTCGTGCTTGAGCATCAGGCTGTTAAGCGTCGCGGATCGTCGCGGGATATTGCCTCGGCTTTGATGTTTCTTGCCTCTGATGAAGCAGGATTTATCTCCGGGCAGACCTTGAATGTCGATGGCGGATGGGTGATGCATTAAGGAATGAGTTTGCATTGGAGGAATGCGTGAGGAAGCTTTATCTGGCTGTTGGGTCGCTTAATCGCGAAGCCCCTTATTTTCAGGGTGCGCGTGGCGAGGGTCTTTCCATCTTCGCATTCGATACGACGACAGGAGATGCATCGTATACATGCGCAACATCTTCCGTCGACAATCCAACATTTCTGAGTGTCGCGCCGGATACCGGCGTGATTTATGCAAATTCCGAAGTATTTAGCTGGCACGAGGGAACGGTCAGTGCCTATCGTTTTGATGCTGAAAAGGGTGAACTTGTTTATCTCAACAAGCAAAGTGCCCAAGGCAGCATAACTGCGCATAATACCGTGACAGTGGATGGAAAGTTTGTGCTTGTCGCCAATTATGCGATGGGCTCGGGCGGGCCTGACCAGTCGCTTGTTGCGTTGCCAGTGTTGTCTGACGGCAGCCTCGGGCCGGTTTCACATAGCGTTCGTCACGAGGGCAAGCTTGGGCCTGTCGTCGACCGGCAGGAACGGAGCCACCCGCATTGCGTGGTTGAAACACCGGAAGGCGGCATGTTTCTGTCTGCGGACCTCGGCCTTGATGAAGTCATTGCCTATCGCCTTGATAATGATGGCAGTTTCAAGCGGGTGAGCAGTGTTGCGACGCCACCCGGTACTGGTCCTCGCCATATCGCACAGCATCCCGACAGCCGGTTTGTCTATGTCTCCAACGAACTGAATTCCACGGTTTCGCTCATTGAGCGCGACGGCGATGAGATGCGCCTTGTTCAGATCTTGCCGACAGTGCCAGCGAATTTTGAGTCGCATGGGGCTGATATTCACCTCTCGCCCGATGGTCGCTTTCTTTACTGTTCCAATCGCGGTCATGACTCGATCACCACATTTCGTGTGGATCAGGAGAATGGCAGCCTGGTTGAGATCGGTCACAGCTTTACGGGTGGCGCAACACCGCGTAATTTTACGCTGACACCGGATGGCTACTGGCTTTTGGTCGCTAACCAGAATGGAGATTGCATTGCGATCTTCGCAATCGATAAGGAGACGGGAATTTTGACCGATACGGGCAAACGCATCGAAATAGGCACCCCCGTCTGTGTCAGGCCTTTCTATCTGTGAGCGTTGAAGCCTCAACACCGCGAAAGCAGCGCCGCAAAGGTTCTGGTGTGACCATGGCGGATGTGGCTGCGGCTGCAGGGGTTTCCATGCAGACCGTTTCGCGTGCGTTGCGTTTTCCAGATTCCGTGATGCCTGAAAAGCGGAAGCTTATACAGGATGCAATCGAGAAGACGCATTACGTTCATAATCTCGCGGCCAGCCATCTTGCATCGCATAAAAGCAATACGGTTGCGGCGATTATACCCACACTGTCCGCATCTGTTTTTGCTGACACGATCCAGCATTTTTCCGATGTACTGCATCGGTCCGGTTATCAGATATTTTTAGGCAATACTGATTACCGAATGGAGCGCGAGGAAGAAATCATTCGTAGCCTCCTCGGGCGGCGACCGGATGGGGTTTTTCTGATCGGCACACACCATAGCAAGCGCAGTGTTGCATTGCTCAAACGTGCCGAAATTCCAGTCGTTGAGGGCTGGGATTTTACCGATAAACCGATTGACCGGCTGGTGGGATTTTCCAATACGGCGGCAATCACCGAGATGGTCAGTCATCTGATCAATACGGGTCGGCGCTATATTGTGTTTGCCGGTGTGGTTCGGAAAGGCGACAGCCGTGCTGCCGAACGCCGTGGCGCATTCAAAGCGGCAATGGAGCAAGAGTTTCCGGACGAGAAGCCACGCATCACGGTGGCAACTGAAATGCCGATTGCCATGGCTTCGGGTGTCGATCTTCTGCGACGGGCGTTGGCTCAATATCCGGAAGCCGATGCTGTCATGTTTTCAAGCGATATTCTTGCTTCCGGTGCGCTTCTGGAGACACAGCGCATTGGTATCAAAGTGCCACAACGGCTCGCGATTACAGGCTTTGGCGACTTTGAACTTTCGCGTCATCTGCTGCCGCCATTGACGACGGTTGCAGTACCTTCGGCGGAAATCGGACGGAAGGCGGGTGAGCTTTTACTGGAAGCAATGCGTGGCGAAACATCGACAAACACGATTGTCGATGTCGGTTTCGAACTCAAGATCAGGGCTAGTGGCTAATAACCATCTGATGCTCGAAGTCGGTTAGCATTTTGCAGCCATTTTCTGTCACATGCAGCATGAATTCGAGCCGCACGCCGCCAGTGTCCGGATCGAAGGCGGTGGGTTCTACCATCACAACCATGTCTTTGCGGAAACGCTCTGTTTCATAGCTGACAAGCCGTGGCCATTCATGGACAGATGTACCGATAGAATGTCCGGAGTGATGGGCATAGCCATAGCCATGTGCTGCGATATGGGCCTGCAATTTTTGATCCAGTTCACCGATGCCAAGGCCTGGGCGGATGATTTCGATTGCCAGATCAAGCGCCGATTTTACGGCCTTGAACTGTTTCTCAAACTCATTAGTTGTTTTGCCCACCATTGCCGATGCGCAGCTGTCGCCCCAATAGCCTTTGACGCGCGGTGCGAGATCGCAGATGAGTGGGTCACCGGTGGCAACGATACGGTTTGTTGGCCAGCCCATGAATGCTGATGTGCGGGTTTTGCCGGATATGAAATCGCCGGTAAGTGGCAGGCGTTCACCAGCTCTGCTTTCCATGCCGAGCCTGATGTCGGCAAATATTTCCAGCTCGCTGCGGCCCGCCTTGCTGTGCTCAATAAACGCGCGTTGCCCGGCGGAAGCGGTCAGCGCTGCCTTACGCAATAGCGCGATCTCAGTTGCTGTTTTCACCATGCGCTGGCGCTTGAAAGCATCATCAATCGACACACGACGGCATGTGTCGATAAGTGGGAGCAAGGATAATGGGAAGCTGTTCTGCTCTATGGCAATTGCTCCTCCGATACCAAATTTGGTAAAGAGATCCTGTGCAGCATTGAGATAGTTCGTAAAAATGTCTGTCGGCTCTTTATATGAAAAACCTTCATATGTGAGAATGATCTGTGCCCAGCTTGGCGTTTCTGCTTCGAGATTGGTGACGACAAGTCCGCATTCGCCGTTTTTGCCAACCAATGCGATGGCAGGTCCACCCGCAAAGGGTGATGGCCCCGCTTCAATGGAAACGACATGACCTGAAGCGTAGGCGATGCCATCGGGGCTGGTAAAAACGCCCCAATCGGCACCGGATGCTTTGATGGCATCAATTGTCCGTGCAAGCCGCTCGTCCAACGGGTTCTCCTTCAGATAAGATTGCGGATATGGCGATCACGGCCATAGGCTGCGACCAGAAGCAGGATGAGGATACCGAGTGACGACTGTACCATGGCGTCCGAAAATCCCATGCCGATGAGAAACGTGCGCAGTTCCATCAGCATGATCGCGCCAGCCACCGTTCCGACAAATCCGCCACGCCCGCCGATCAGTGCGGTTCCGCCGATAACGACCGCAGAAACCGTTTGGAAAAGATAGGGCGTGCCCACTGTCGCACTTGATGAGCCGGTGAAGCCGAGCAGAAGAATGCCAGCAAGCGCCGCAAACATGGCACTGAGGCCAAAGGTGCTTGCCCAGATTGCAACCGGTCTGATCAGTGCCAGTTCGGCGGCTTTGATATTTGAACCCAGCGCATAAAGCTTGCGGCCATAAATCGTACGGCGCAACACAAAGACGGTGCCAACGGTCAGCAAAATTGTAAACGGGATCAGCCAAGGGAATGGCAAAGGCCCGATGCTGCCACCCAATGACACGAAATCATTGATGAAAGCGGGCGCTGAACCTGTTGGCAAGCCGCGTGTCCAGATTTGTACGCCTGCTTGAACCATCGTTCCGACACCAAGCGTGACGATGAGTGGGTGGATGGAAAGCGCTGCCGATAATGCGCCGGAAAACGCACCGATCAGCCCCGCCGATGCCAGCACGATAATACCGGCCAAAAGCGGTGACATTCCATCGCCATAGAGGCTGGCGAAGACAACATTGGCAAAGCCGATGACAAACGGAATGGAAAGGTCGATGCCACCAAGGATCATCACCAGCGTCTGCCCGAGTGCTGCAATCGCAAGCAGTGCTGCCAGAACCAGCATGGCGCGAATGGAGAAAAGGCTGGCAAAGCCCGGAATGAGGGCTGCTCCCAGGAGGAATACCAGCGCCACCCCGATGAAGGCGACCAGCGCGCGATTTGTAGCCAGTGCCTTAATCATGACTGCGCCACCTTGCGTCGGAAAGAGAGTTTGAGTTTTTCGGAGTTGAGGCAGACAGCCAGAACAAGTACTGCGCCATAGACTGCCTGCAGCACGAAGGTCGAGACGTTGAAGGCCGTCAACATGCTTTGCAGCAGGAATATACATGCTGCACCCAGAAATGCTGCGGTTAATCCGCCAACGCCGCCGGCGAGGCTGACGCCGCCAAGGGCGACTGCAGCAATAGCAATCAGCGTATAGCCGGGACCGATGATCGGATCACCTGAGCCAATGAGGGCTGTGAGCGACAATGCTGCCAGTCCTGCGAATAATCCGGCCAGCACATAAGCGATGAAGCGCACGAGCGGAACATTGACACCAGCGGTGTAGGCGGCTCGATCCTCGCTGCCGACGGCCATAAGCGTCTCATAGAAAGGCAGGCGTTTGATACCGATCCATATCAGAACCGCAGCACCTACCGGCAGAATGGACCATGGACCCGCAAAAGATGACAGCCATGCAGGTACGGAACCCGATGGGGACGGCAGGATGGTGAGCGCCAGCCCGCCAAATATCAAGTAGGTGCCAAGCGTTGCAACAATTGGCTGAATACGGATGATCGCCGCCAGAAGGCCATTTAATGCGCCAGCTAGAATACCGAGTGCAATTGCTGCCGGGATAATGATGCAGGGCGAGGATATGCCGCCTTTTGTGATCAGCATCTGAACGAGAATGACATTGATCAAACCCACGAGCGGACCAACGGAAATGTCAATTGAGCCGCGTCCGGCAAGAAACGGTATGGTAACCGCGAGCGAAGTCAGCAGCAGCGGCGCTGCAAGTCCCAACACCGAGCCCCAGTTTGACGGTGCAAAGCGTACCGGGTTAAGCACAATATTGATGACAAGCAGAATGATGAACAGGATTGCGGCGAGCCGTGTTTCCTGACTGCCGCAGAAGATGCGCCGCAAGCCGCTTTTGTTGTCGGTTAAGATCATAGCTCCACCTCATCCTGCCCGAACATGGCTGCAAGGACGCCCGACATCGACATTTCGGATTTGCTGATAGTTTTTGAGCATTCAAAATCGCGGAACACTGAAACGCTGTCGCAGATTTGCAGGATTTCTTCGATTTCGCTCGACAGGATGACGAGCGCGATACCTTCTTCACGGGCGAGTTTACGGAAGGCTTCATAGAATTTCATGCGGGTGTTGAGATCAACGCCGCGTGTCGGATCGTTGAGCAGCATTACAAGCGGTTTGAGCG
This DNA window, taken from Brucella pseudogrignonensis, encodes the following:
- a CDS encoding ABC transporter permease — its product is MIKALATNRALVAFIGVALVFLLGAALIPGFASLFSIRAMLVLAALLAIAALGQTLVMILGGIDLSIPFVIGFANVVFASLYGDGMSPLLAGIIVLASAGLIGAFSGALSAALSIHPLIVTLGVGTMVQAGVQIWTRGLPTGSAPAFINDFVSLGGSIGPLPFPWLIPFTILLTVGTVFVLRRTIYGRKLYALGSNIKAAELALIRPVAIWASTFGLSAMFAALAGILLLGFTGSSSATVGTPYLFQTVSAVVIGGTALIGGRGGFVGTVAGAIMLMELRTFLIGMGFSDAMVQSSLGILILLLVAAYGRDRHIRNLI
- a CDS encoding ABC transporter permease; the protein is MILTDNKSGLRRIFCGSQETRLAAILFIILLVINIVLNPVRFAPSNWGSVLGLAAPLLLTSLAVTIPFLAGRGSIDISVGPLVGLINVILVQMLITKGGISSPCIIIPAAIALGILAGALNGLLAAIIRIQPIVATLGTYLIFGGLALTILPSPSGSVPAWLSSFAGPWSILPVGAAVLIWIGIKRLPFYETLMAVGSEDRAAYTAGVNVPLVRFIAYVLAGLFAGLAALSLTALIGSGDPIIGPGYTLIAIAAVALGGVSLAGGVGGLTAAFLGAACIFLLQSMLTAFNVSTFVLQAVYGAVLVLAVCLNSEKLKLSFRRKVAQS